Proteins encoded in a region of the Ruegeria sp. AD91A genome:
- a CDS encoding DUF1289 domain-containing protein gives MTNMVWKRNEVESPCVQICVVHPTERICTGCYRTIDEITRWSKMDSSERAEIMENLPTRKPRLSKRRGGRAARINGS, from the coding sequence ATGACGAATATGGTTTGGAAAAGGAATGAGGTCGAAAGCCCTTGTGTCCAGATCTGTGTCGTTCACCCTACGGAACGTATCTGTACCGGCTGTTATCGCACGATTGATGAAATCACCCGCTGGTCCAAGATGGACAGCAGCGAACGCGCCGAAATCATGGAAAACCTGCCAACCAGAAAGCCGCGCCTCAGCAAACGCCGTGGCGGGCGTGCAGCGCGCATAAACGGCTCCTAA
- the ruvX gene encoding Holliday junction resolvase RuvX, producing MIHDAIEEFAAALQPMSALMGLDLGEKTIGVAVSDRMRGVASPLETVRRKKFTLDSARLIEIVTDREIGGILLGLPKNMDGSEGPRCQSTRAFARNLSRLTDLPIGFWDERLSTVAAEKALLEADTTRKRRGQVIDHVAAGYILQGALDRLRFL from the coding sequence ATGATCCATGACGCTATCGAAGAATTTGCAGCAGCGCTGCAACCTATGAGTGCCCTTATGGGGCTGGACCTTGGGGAAAAGACAATCGGCGTCGCGGTGTCCGACCGGATGCGCGGCGTCGCCAGCCCGCTGGAAACGGTACGGCGCAAGAAATTCACGCTCGATTCCGCCCGCCTGATCGAAATTGTGACCGATCGCGAGATCGGAGGCATCTTGCTGGGGTTGCCCAAGAACATGGATGGCAGCGAAGGGCCAAGATGCCAGTCAACGCGGGCATTTGCCCGCAATTTGTCCCGCCTGACCGATTTGCCCATCGGATTTTGGGACGAACGGCTCAGCACAGTTGCGGCAGAAAAAGCACTGCTTGAGGCGGATACGACACGAAAACGTCGCGGACAGGTTATTGATCACGTTGCAGCCGGCTATATCTTGCAAGGGGCGCTGGACAGGCTGCGCTTTTTGTAA